CTTCGCTGTCCACCGCACTGCTAGTCACCTTGAACGCCATCTCTCCACCTCCCTGTCATTCAGGCGGCCTCAGGGTCCGGCCTCCGCCCCGCCCGCCGCCGTCGTCCAATATGCACCAATCCGGCCGGAGTCGAGAGCCTCCGGCTTCCTCCGGCCCCCGCGGCCGGATTCCGCGGCCCGCCCGTGGAGGATCAGGTCCGCTGCAGCAGGAGCCCGGTCAGGTAGCCGCCCTGCGGATAGGACAGCAGCACGGGGTGGTCGGGGGCCTGTCCCATCCGGGAGATGATCCTGAGATCCCTCCCCACGTCCGCCGAGGCAGAGAAGACGATCTTCTGGAACAGCTCCTCGCCCACCAGGCCCGAGCAGGAGAACGTGAACAGCAGCCCTCCGGGCTCGAGGACGGACATGGCCTGCATGTTGACGTCCTTGTAGGCGCGGGTGCCTCGCTGGAGCGCGTCCTTGCCGCCGACGTACCTGGGCGGATCGAGTATGACGGCGCCGAAGGAGGCCCCCTCCTCCCGGTACCGCCTCAGAAGGGCGGGGACGTCGGCGTCTAGCATCGGGTACCTGTCGCCTCCGAAGCCGTTGAGCTCCATGTTCCGCGACGCCGTCTCCAGGGCTGGGCGCGACGAGTCGATGCTCGTCACGGTCGAGGCGCCGCCCATGGCCGCTGCGACGCTGAATCCACCGGTGTAGCAGAAGCAGTTCAGGACGGATCTGCCTTCCATGTAGCGCCGGCTGTCCATCCTGTTCAGGGCCTGGTCGAGGTAGAAGCCGGTCTTGTGGCCGTTCCTCACGTCGACGAGCAGCCGGGCGCCGCCCTCGTCGACCTCGATCTCGACGGGTGGCTCCTCCCCTGCGAGGAGGCCGTGCCGCTTGTCCATCCCCTCCTTCTTCCGCGCATCCGTGTCGCTTCGCTCCCACACCCCCCTGGCGCCCGTGAGCGCCATGGCCTCGTCCACGATAAGATCCTTCAGACCGTCGATGCCGAGAGTGAGGAACTGCATCACGAGGAAGCCGGCGTACCAGTCGACCACGAGGCCCGGCATCAGGTCGGAGTCAGAGTGGACCATCCGGTAGGCTCCGCCCGGCTCCGGGAAGGACGGCAGCGCGCGCCTCAGCTCGAGCGCCCTCGCGAGTCTCCTGCGCCAGAAGTCATCCCCCGGTTCCTCGCCGCGGTCCCACGAGAACAGGTGGACGGCTATCTCCGATGCGGGATTGTAGAAGCCCCTGGCCATCCAGGCGCCGTCCGGCCCCACGACGTCGACGACATCCCCGGGAGAGGCTCCCGGATCCACATCCTGGATCGCTCCGGAGTAGACCCAGGGATGCCTGTTGAGGATGCTCTTCTCCCTGTCACGCCTGATCCTGCATGCAGCATGGTTCATCACGGGGGGCACCTTTCCCCGGCCTCCGCCGGGCTCTTCGCGGGTGTGCAGCCGGCCGGGGGGAGCCGGGCGCAGAGCGCCCTCCCCGGCATCGAGCGGGCGGGGATCGGATGCCCGGGATTCGAGCCCGGGATCAGTTCTCCAGGAGGAAGTATCTCAGGCCCAGGCCGGTGTAGCCCCTGCTCTCCACCGAGGGGAGGACGGCCTTCATGACTTCGAAGGCATCACCCAGGAGGGTCGTCTCGGAGAACATCACGGTGACCTCGACGGGCCTGCCTTCGATGTCGCGGTTGTCGAGCCTCCGCTGGACCTGGGTGAGGACGCTGTCGAGCTTGGCCTGGTTGTATTCGCCGCCTGGCAGGGCCGAGGTGATCTCGATCGAGAACTCCTCCACCCGGCCCACCAGCCACTGGTCGGTGAAGAGGACCTTCATGCCGACGGGACGCGTCGGGGAGGAGTCGGGCATCACCGACTGGACAACCAGGGGCAGCCTCTCGAACTCGGTCATCCCCTCGTCGGACCACATGCAGAGCCCGTCGAGATCGAGGTTCGCCTGGTCGCCTTCGCGGTTCTTCATGTCGATGTAGACGACGAGAGGCTTGATGGGCACGGAGGCCGGGGCGATGAACGCGACAGTGCTGCCCTCGGGGATGAGGCTGAGGTTGAGGTTGGTATGGGGCTCCGCGCTCGTGCCCTCTGCGTTGAGCTGGTACACGATGTCGCTGCCTACCCTGATCGGGAGCGAGTCGAGAGGGACATCGGGTTCCATCGAGGAGGATGAGTCGGCCGAGAACCCGGTGGAGACGTTCTCGGCCCTGTCGAACGAGACGAGGATGACGGTGCAGAGGATCAGCCCGAGGACGCTCAGACCTATACCCGCAAGGCCGGACTTCTTGTGGGGGATTACCACGAGATGGTCGGGCCCCTCGATCCTGATGGGGATGTCGAGGGTCTTCTGCAGGGGTTCCCTCTGCTCCTTCAGCGGCCGGTTCTGATATTCGAGATCGAACCCGCAGTTGCCGCACTTCCCGGTGCCTCTGTCTCCGTTGTCGTGGCCGCAGATACGACAGAACATCACTCAACCCCCGGGTGGTCAGTAGCGACGGCGCCATCCCGCCAGAATCTGGCAAAGAACTCCCAGTCTATGTTCCAAGCATACGCCGATCGAAGGCTGTCTACAAGTCCGGCAAGCACCTCCTCGCGCCTCGCGGAGTACAGCATCGGCACCAGGGCGTCCCGCGACTCCTCCAGGGTGGCCTCCCTCTCGGGGATGACCTCCTCGAGCCTGACGAAAACGAGCCCGCCGGTTCCTACGGAGCACGACAGGACCTGTCCGGGAGCGAGGGAGAAGGCTCCGGGGCCGACCTCCGCGGGAAGATCGGACATCTCCAGCGGTCTCGTGAGGGCCGATCCGGCATCCTCCATCAGGGCCGCGGGAACGGTGAATGCCCCCGGGTCGGCGAGCGGATCGCCTCCGGCGGCGAGCAGCGTCGAAAGGGCCGAAGCCTGCGCGCCCGGCGTGGCGTATACCAGCCTGAACACGCGCTCCTCGGGCATCAGGAGCATGTCCCTGTTGTCGTTCCAGGCATCCTGCATGTCCTGATCGGTGATCAGGATCCTCGGGCCTGCGACGGTCTCGAACCATGCGTCGAGGAGAACCTGTTCCTGCGCATCCCGGATGTCAGGACCCACGACGGGGTGCTCGTCGAGGCCGAGTTCGACCGCCCTGGCCGCCATGATCTCATAGAGGCCCAGCAGGTGGCAGTAGTCCGTCACCCATGCGGTGTCGCCCGCTGTTCTGGGAAGGTTTTCGGGCAGGTCCCTGATGTTGCACGCGAGAGAGATGACGCTCCTCTCCCCTCCGTCCCACGAAATGGCCGTCATCCGGGCCTCCGACTCCGTGTAGGGGGAGAAGTGCCCGACAGGGTCGAGAGCATGCGACGCCACCAGCCCGGCAGCGGAGGAATCCACCCGCAACCCCCGGGCCTGCACGAGGCTGTCCTCCAGGATGTTCCTGTACTCCTCGGACATGTGGGCCCAGATGAAGTCCCTTATCCGGCCCTCGGCCTCCTCGAACGGGGGAGGTTCCACGGCCAGGACCGAGTCCAGCCTGAGGAACCTGAAGCCGGACGGGGTGGAGGCGATGCGCGAGATGTCACCGGGGGCGAGGCCCGCCAGGAGGTCTCTGTCGACGCCCACAAGCCTCGTCCTGTCCGTGGGTCCGCAGCGACCCCGGGTCGGCCTGTCCTGCATCAGGGTCGTCGAGGATGCTGCGAGTGCCCGGGCGTCGGCTCCGGCCGCCACCAGGGCCCGGAGGCTGTCCGCAGTCAGGCTGTCGTCCGCCTGTATGGCCGTGAAGACGAGCTCTTCGCCCATGCGGTCGTAGAAGGACCGTATGGAATCCTCGGGGACTTCGACCGAGCCCAGCTTGTACTGGAGGTAGATGTACTGCAGCCTGGTCCTGGCGGCGTCATGTACGGCGCTCGCGATCTCGGGATCTTCATCCAGACCCCTGGCGCATGCGTCTTCGAGGATGAGGAGCCGGTCGACCGCATTCTCGGCGAACGCTGTCACGGAGACGGAGTCTCGCTCGATGTTCTCGAGGATCGCGGCGGCATCATCGTAGGAGAGGACCCTGCCGCCGGCCGACACGGCCGCCGGCGCCTCCTCCCGGCCGCAGGAGAGGAGGAACATGACTGTCGGAATGAGCACGTACCGCATCGCAGCTCCCCCCGGAGGGCGGCATGGCCTGGTTGGTGTTGCCGAGACGAAACAGGTTAATGTAGTTTCGTCCGGGACCTGTCAACACCGGAGGTGAACCCTCGATGCACCCCGTCATGCTCGCCGCGCTCACGGCCGCAGGTGCAGCCGCGACCCAGCCCTCACCCTCGTGGAGGACGGGCATGCAGGCCGTCGACGCCGAGACCGGCGAAGTCCTGCTCGACTCCAGGGCCGACGAGCTCTTCAGGCCCGCTTCCACCGTCAAGCTGATCACCACGCTGCTGGCCTTCCGCACGCTCGGCCCCTCCAGCATCATCGAAACCGACATCCTCGCCGACTCTGCCGGATCGACCATCTACATCGTGGGCGCAGGGGCGCCCCTCATCGAGCCGGACGACATCGAAAGGGCCGCGGTGGAGACAGCGTCGGCCCTCCGGGGAGGATCCTGGGATCTCGTCTTCGACACATCCGCCTTCGCCGACTCGAACCGGTGCCCTGGCTGGGATCAGGACGACTGGTCGCGGGTCTACTGCCCGCCGGTGGAGGCCCTGACCCTAGGTGACAACGTGCTCGAACTCGTCCTGACGTCCGATCGGAGCTCCGTATCCGTGGAGGAGTATCCGGAGCTGCCAGGGCTCGAGCTCAGGGGCTCGGTGGCCGTGGGAACGGCCAGGGACTGGGAGCCCACGGCGAGGCCGGAGGGCTGGGCGACCTCGGAGCCCGTGATCACGCTCGGGGGCACCATGCCTCCGGACACCACGGTCGTCGTCTACGTGCCGTTCGCCGGCGCCCCGCGGCAGTTCGCCGAGGTATTCGCCAACGAGCTGGAGACCAGGAACCTCAGGGTGACGTCTGTGGGAGGGGGACGGGTCCCCTCGGACGAGGAGCTCACGAGGGTCGCCGTCATCAGATCTCGGCCGGTGTACGAGATAGCCGCCCAGATGAACAAGTGGAGCATGAACGTGGTGGCCGAACTCCTGCTGAGGGCCTCCGCGGACTCGCACCCGGGCGGGGAGGCCACGACCCGGGCGGGATGCGACATGGCCGGGCGGATGCTCCAGGAGCTGCAGGGCGTCGACGGAGCACAGTTGGCCGACGGATCGGGCCTCTCGAGGTTGAACATGATCAGCCCTTCGCAACTCGTGAGCGTCCTGCTGGACGGTGCGGGGTCGCTCGAGTGGGGGCCGGAGTTCCTGGCCTCGCTCGCTGTCAACGGAGTCGACGGCACGATGGCCTCGCGGCTCTCGGACCTGCCGCCGGGGGCTTTCAGAGGCAAGACGGGCTCCCTGGGCGACACGGCCTCGCTCGCGGGGATCCTCAGGACCTCGGGCGGCCGCACGATCGCCCTGGCGATCATGTGCGAAGTGCCCCAGGGCGCTGTACATTCCGCCAGGAACTGGCAGGACGGGGTGGTCAGGGAGCTGTACGCCTGCTACTGAGTGCCGGCCGGCCCCCGGGCGGAGTGCCGGGTTCCGGTCAGCCTGAGGCGGAGGGGGGTGACGAGGGATTCGAGCATGACCCTGGCGGAGATCTTCGACTCTCCGTGCTCCCTCTCCACGAAGACTATGGGTACCTCCCGGATCGAGAGCCCCGACCTCCAGGCCCTGTGGAGCATCTCGACCAGGAATGCGTAGCCCCCGGCATGTTTCCTGCCGGACAGGATCGACTCCAGCCTTTCGGCCCTGATGCCCCTGAAGCCGCTGGTGCAGTCGGAGAAGGGCATCCCCGTGACGGCCCTGATGTAGGAGTTGGCGGAATAGCTCAGGTTCAGCCTGAGGATCGACCAGTTCAGGACGCTCACGCCCCGGATGTACCTCGAGCCCAGAGCCATGTCGTGATCATCGAGAGCCTCGTCCAGCCCGCGGAGATGCACGGGCTGGTGGGAGAGGTCGGCGTCCATCATGAACACCCGCTGCCAGGAGCCCTTCTCGATCACCTGCCTGAAGGCGGCCTCGTAGGCCCTGCCGAGCCCTCTCTCGCCCGATCTCTCCATGAGGGCGACACCGGGGTCGGATGCGGCCAGGGCCTTCACTGCCTGCGCCGTTCCGTCCGGGGACGAGTCGTCGACGAAGAGCATGTCGAAATCGCACGCGTCGCGGACCGACCGGTGCAGTTCCGCGACGTTCTCTCTCTCGTTGTAGGTCGGGATTACGACGAGCCTGTCGGACATCCCGTCAGCTCTTGACCCGTTCGATGTAGGTATCCGTCCGGGTGTCGACCCTTATCTTCTCCCCCTCCTTCAGGAAGAGGGGAACCTGTACCACGAGACCCGTCTCGAGGGTCGCGGGCTTCGAGCCGCCGCTGGCCGTGTCGCCCTTCAGCCCGGGGTCGGTCTCGACGATCAGCAGGTCGACGAAGGTAGGGGGTTCGATCGAGATGGGCTCGGATCCGTTGAAGAGCACCTCTAGCCTGCAGTTGTCGACCAGGTAGAGGGCCGTGTCGCCGACCACCCGGTCGTCGAGGATGATCTGCTCGAAGGTGTCGGGATCCATCACCACGAGGCCCTCCTCGGTGCGGTAGAGCATCTCGAAGGTTCGCCTCTCGAGCCTCACGTCCTTGACCTTCTCGCCGGAGCGCCAGCTCCTGTCCAGGACCTTACCGGACTGGAGCTCGCGCAGCCTGGTCCTGATGAAGGCCGGGCCCTTGCCCGGCTTCACGTGCTGGTACTCGAGCACGAGGAAGAGCACGCCATCTACTTCGATTACGACACCCTTCCTGAGGTCCGTGGTCCAGATCATCTCGAATCCTTCCGGCTTCTCATGCCTTGATCATGCCCGGAACGAGTTCCAGGGCCAGCCTGTATCCAGCAGTCCCCGCCCCGCAGATGAGGACGTCGGCTGCGCGTGCGGTGACCAGTATCCTGCGCTCGGGCTCCCTTGCCATCACCTGGCTGAGGTGCACCTCGATGACCGGGCCGTCGAAGCCCTCCATCGCGTCGTGTATGGCCATCGAGCCGTGGGCGTATCCGCCCGGGTTGATGACCAGCGCATCCAGCCTGCCCGAGGCGGCCCAGACTGCGCTCACGATGCCGCCCTCGCTGTCCGACTGGATCGATTCAACGTCCATCCCGAGATCATCCGCCCAGGCCTTCACGGAGGCCGTGAGCTCCCGATAGGTCGCCGTCCCGTACTGTGCGGGATCGCGGCGGCCCAGGGCTCCGAGGCTGGGCCCGTCCACGACGAGCACCGAAGGCCTGGCGCCCCTCACTTCTCCTCCTGCCGGTAGGGTTCGAGGAAGAGTTCGGCCCGCTCCTCGGGGGAGAAAAGGTCGAAGAGGCTTCTGGGCTCCCGCTTCAGGCCCTGGGCCGCCCTTGGTTCGGGAGCGTGGGCGGGGGCGGGGGAGGGAGCCGCCGGCCTTGCTTCAGGAACGGCCATGCCCTGGCTCCTGAGGATCCGCTCCATGCGTCCGGTCTGTGGGAACGGCGCCGGGGCGGCCTCTTCTCCGGAGACGGCCTGTCCGGGTTGCGACGAGGCTTCGGGCGCCGGCGCCGTGGAAGCCGCCGGCTCCGTCGGAGGAGCTGTTTCGGGTTCGGGAGCGGAGGCCGGTTCCGCTGCCCGTGCCGGCACGGGTTCGGCGTCCCGTCCGGGAGCTCCTGCCTCCGACCGGAGCGGAGCCGCGGGTATGTCAGCCTCCGCCTGCCCGGGGGGAGGTTCAGTTTCGGCCGGGAAGGCCTGCTCGACGGTGACCGCAGGTTCCGGCGCAGACGCGGGTTCCGGCGATGGAGGCTCGGAGCCGGCCCCGGCAGGGCTTTCGGCCGCGAAGGCATCCTCGACCGGGGAGGCCGTCTGCACCGGGGGAGACTCCGGTTCGGCCGCGAAGGCCTGCTCCAGGGTGACTGCAGGTTCCGCGACGACCGGCCCGGAAGCCGCGGCAGGAATGGCCGAGGGCACCGCGACGGCTTCGGGTGGCGCGACCGCTTCTTCACCTGACGGGACGGGCGCGGGTTCAGGGGCCGTCCTCTCTTTCCGCTTCGCCTCCTCGAGCTGCTGCTGTGCCTCGGGGTCGCCTGGATTCTCGAACACATAGTCGCCGAAGAGCTTGACTGCGTCGCGATACCTGCCCTCGACCATGGACATCTCGGCCAGGTTCTTGAGGGCCACCAGATTGAACGGATCCGTCTTCAGCACTTCCTCGAAGGCCGAGCGGGCCTCCTGCATGTCTCCCGTGCCCCTCAGGCAGCGTGCGATGACCATCCGGATGGAGTTGTTGCCAGGCCAGTCCTTCTGCCCCCGGCGGGAGACCTCGAGGGCCTCGTCGTTGCGCCCGGCTATCCTCAGCCTGTCGGCCAGCCTCGCGCAGACGACCGGAGATGGATTAGCGATCCAGTCCTCGTAGAGCTGCCGGATCTCGGCCTCCAGAGACTCAGCCATCCTGTTCCTCCACGGCGAAGGTCCCCATGAGGATCCACCCTTCGCGCACGTATGGCTCCTTTTCGGCGTCGGGATTGAAGATCTCGGCGTCGAGCAGGAAGGACCTGCCTGCATCCTGGAGAACATAGCTCGTGAACCCGCCTGCGTTAAGATGGTGCGGGTTGATCCATGCCCCCGTGAGCCTCCAGCCCGTCATGCCCCCCGTCGAGAGGGGAAGTGCTTCGAGCCTCGAGCGGTCGACCGAGTCGGCGGAGGCGTCGTAGAAGAACCTGCGGGCCATGTCCTGCCGCCAGGCAACGGCTCCGTCGGCATCCAGCGCCTCGAGGCCCTCGACCCAGCGGATGCTCAGGATCAACCGCCCGTTGTCGGACACCGGGCGCTGGAACTGGACGAAGCCGTCTTCCGGGATCCACTCGGAGGTGGCGTAGGACCTTGGTACGTTCATGCGGAAGCCCAGAGCGGCAAGGCTGTCCATCCGTTCCGGGCTCGTCATGGAGGTGCTGACGAAATCCTGGAAGAGCCAGTCCCGCAGATGCCGGTCGTACGCGGCTTCGAGGCTGTCGGCGACGGCATCCGGACCGGCTGACCCGATCACCGTGCCGAACACCCTCTGGCCCCGGGCCCAGACATCCCTGGCGCCCGCCACGGGCCCTCCGCCCCGGAGTTCGCCCGGCAGGCCCTGCTCGTCGGCAGCCAGGAACAGGATCGTCCTCCTGTTGCGCAGGGACCCGGTGAACTCGCTCGAGGAACAGAAGGAGAACGAGAAGACAGGCTCTGGGTCGATGGTGGTGACGGTTCGCTGGTACAGGCCCGTGAGGCTGTCCGCCGCCTGCTCCTCTCCGTCGGGATACACCACGAGGACACCCTTGAGCGGGCCTTCGGCCTCCCTGGCGCATCCAGCCGCGAGGAGGAGCGCCAGGAGCATCGAGGCTCCCGGAAGGGGCTTCATCTCCCTCTCCGGGAGAACAGCGGGAACACCGTCCGGGCGACACCCAGAACGAGCGGGAGATATCTGATGACGCCTGCGGCCACCGAGCGGGTCCCCTCCCGGTTGATCACATCGACCGCCGACGTGATCGTACCGGCCGTCCTCGTGAGTTCGCGCCCCGTCCTGTCGAAGCTCTCGAGAGTCGACCCTATCCTGGGGAGGAGGGCCGAGACATCCCTCTGGAGCCTCTCGACCGAGGCTTCGAGCCTGCCCAGCGTCCTCTGCGCCTTGACGGCGGATGCCACGACCATGGCGATCGCGGTCCAGAGGCCGACGACACCGATGAGAACAATGATCTCGAGAGCGCCCATGTCTCCCCTCCGGTTTCCGGTGTCCGCGATCCGGCCGGGCGGGTCAGCGCCAGGCCTGCTGCGTGCTCCGCCATACTATTATCTGCAGCCGGCTCTTCAGGGAGTGATGCGAGCGCCAGCGCCGAGGCGGCAGCGCACTGTGTTCTCCAGCAGCATCGCGATCGTGAGGGGCCCTACGCCGCCGGGCACAGGCGTGAGGAGTGATGCGCGCGCCAGGGCCTCGTCCGCCCGGACGTCGCCCACCGGCCTGCCTTCCGCGTATGTCGTACCGACATCGACCACGACGGCACCCTCCCTGATCCAGGAGCCCCCGACCATGCCCGGCACGCCGGCTGCGGTGACGAGGATGTCGGCCGTCCTGCAGAGGCCCTCCAGGTCCTTCGTCCGCGAATGTGCGATGGTCACGGTGGCGTCTGCGGCCAGGAGGAGGGCGGCCATGGGCCTGCCGACGATGATGCTCCGGCCTATGACGACGGCTCTGCTGCCGCGCGGGGAGATGCCGGCATCCGCGAGCAGCCGCATCACGCCGGCTGGGGTGCACGGCACGATGCACTCCTCGCCGCGCCAGAGCCGGCCGACGTTCTCGGGATGGAATCCGTCCACGTCCTTGCGGGGATCGACGGCCGCGGCCACGGCCGATGGGTCGATGCCCTGCGGGAGAGGGAGCTGGCAGAGGATGGCATCCACCGAGGGATCGCCGTTGAGCGCCGCGATCCTGTCCAGGAGGGCTTCCTGCGAGGTGCCCGATGGAAGATCGACGAGGATGGACGTTATGCCCGTGCGTTCGCAGGCCTTCTGCTTGGACCGCACGTATCCCCTGCTTGCCGGGTCGTCACCGACCAGGATGACGGCAAGGCCCGGAGGGGTGGCTCCCCACCGGGCCGAACTCGCAATGACGCCTGCCTCTATCCTGCGGGCGAGATCCCTGCCGGACAGCAGTGCGCCCACGGGCTAGCCTCCGATTATCTCGGTGATCTCCACATTCGTGAGGTCCTGTCTGTGGCCGGTGCGCTTCTCGTGACCCTTGCGCCTCTTGCGGTGGAAGACCGTGACCTTGGGTCCCCTGCCGTGGGAGAGGATGCGGGCCCTGACCGAAGTGGCGTCGAGAACGGGGTTCCCGATGCGGACGCCGGCGGTGCCGGAGACGAGCATCACCCTGTCGAAGGAGACGTCTTCACCCTCGCCGCCGGGGAGCTTCCCGACCGAGAGCTTCATGCCGGGCTCGACCCTGTACTGGAGTCCACCCGTCTCGATTACAGCGTACAAGATACACCTCCGCAATCAATCCTGTGTCGAAACAACCGCGTTTATAGGTCCGGGGGCGGCTCATGGTCAACCCGTCGCCACCGGTGCTACTGAAGGAACTCCTTCGTGATCTCCTCGTGCGAATCCAGGGAGTAGACCCTGAACTCGTCCACCCGGAGCCGCTGGTCCTCGTGAAGCTCGATTTCGAGCCTTGCCTTGCCTGTCAGGTACTCGAACCTCCTGCCGTCCTCCTCCATGAAGTAGGCCGCGAGCTCGGGATGGACCGATATTACGAGGCTCTTGTGGGTCTTGCGGGCCGAGACCCTCTCCAGGAGGCGTTCGAGCCTGATGGATGCCGAGAGGGGCGAGAGCACCCTCCCGCTGCCCCCGCAGCGGCTGCAGGGCTCGGACAGGGACTGGGCGAGGCTCGGCCGCACGCGCTTGCGGGTCATCTCCACCAGCCCCAGAGAGCTGATCTGGCAGGTCTTGGTCGGCGACCTGTCGCGCCCCAGCTCGCTCCTGAGGCAGTTCAGCACCTTCTCACGGTGGTCCTCGGTGTCCATGTCGATGAAGTCTATGACTATGATGCCGCCGATGTCGCGCAGACGGAGCTGCCGGGCGACCTCCTTGGCGGCCTCGAGGTTCGTCTTGAGGATCGTGTTCTCCTGGCTCTTCCTGCCCACGTAGCGCCTGGTGTTGACGTCGACCGCCACGAGAGCCTCGGTCTGGTCGATGACGAGCGCCCCGCCGGACTTGAGCTCGACCTCCCGGTCCGTGATGCCGGTCATCTCCTGCTCGATTCCGTAGTGCTCGAAGATCGGGGTCCTGCCCCGGAAGAGCCTGATCTTGCCGGCCAGCTCCGGCGAGAGCTTCTTGAGGTAGTTCCTGGCGGCTGTGTAGACTTCCTTCGAGTCCGTTACGAAGAGCGTCATGTCGGTGGACACGAGGTCGCGGATCGTCATCGTGACCACGTCGTGCTCCTGGTGCAGGAGCATGGGCGCACGCGACTTGACTGCCAGTGCGCCTATCTCCTTCCAGCGCTCGACGATCCTTTCTATGTCGGCCTTGAAGGCCTCCTCGCTCTGGTCGGTCCCGGCGGTCCGGGCGATTATCCCGAATCCCTCGCTGCTGACCTTCGTGACGATCTCCCTGAGCCGGGAGCGCTCCTTCCTGTCGCCGATCTTGCGCGAGACCCCGGCCACGGGATCTCCGGGCATGCTCACCACGTACCTGCCGGCGATGGAGATCCTGCTGCTGACCCTGGCCCCCTTGGTGCCGATCGGTTCCTTGGTGACCTGTACCAGCACCTCCTGGCCGCGCTTTATCAGGTCCTCTATGGGCCTGCCGGTCTCCTCGGCGGTCAGCGGCTTCTCGTCGACGAGCGACTGGGCGAAGCCCTTCGCGTCGACGACGCCCGTCCTCACGTCGGACACGTGGAGGAAGGCGCTCCGCTCCATACCGATGTCCACGAAGGCCGCCTGCATCCCGGGCAGGACGGCGTTCACCCTTCCGAGGTAGATGTTCCCCACGATCCGCTTCTCGTCGGATTTCTCGACGATAAGCTCCATCAGGCGCCCGTCCTCCATGACCGCTATGCGCGTCACGTCGGGATGGGCGTTGACGATGAACTCGATCTTCAAACCAGATCAACTCCTTCATGCATCGACAGCAGCGGGACGGGGCATCCGTCGAGGGTGCCGCAGATCCCGGTCCTCCTGACCAGGAGCCGCATTTCACCCATGTCCGTCGCTGCCGCAAATATCCTGTCGGGTCGCGAGGCGGGGCTTCCGAGCGCCGCCACGACATCGATGGAACCATCATCCCCGGCCTGGAGGCCAGCAAGCCCCTCCGCATCGCGGAGGAGAACCTCCGCATCCGGGGCATGCCTGCCGCAGAAAAGCCGGTACGAAGCGGTCACGGCCTCGCCCTCGGGCGAAGGCATGCGCCCCTCGACCAGCCTGGCTCCGGTCACCGTGAATCCGGCGGGCAGGAACCGTCCCAGGTCGAAGGGATCCCGCAATGTGAACCCCTCTGCGAGAAGTATGTCAATATACTCGCTCACGCTCTCGAAACCGAGTGGCAGGGCGGGGCCGAACCTCAGGCGCGGCCTGGTGACATGGCCCCGGGTCGTCGCGACGAGCAGGCCGGAACGCCTCGCAGTGCGCATCCACAGGCGCGTGAGGTCGAGCTGCGAAGTGAACCTGGAAAGCCCGGCCCGGCCGAAGCGGACTCTCAGAGTCGCCGCAACGGCATCCGTCGTACGGGATGCGGCCCCTCCGGCAGCCCCGCGGGACGGGGCCGGCGCACCCGCGGCGGCGGGGAGGGGATCCGTCGCCCTGCGGCCGGCCGGATCGGCCGAAATCGCGCATGCTCCGCAGGAATGGCACCCCGACTCCCTGCAGTCCGGCGTGGGGATTCCCTCGAGGAACCTCCGGTGCTCCTCCCTGAGGAACTCGACGGAGGACCCGGCCTCGACGAACGACCACGGAGGGTCGGTCGACGGATCCGTACCCTCCCTGAGCCTGTCGATCAGCTCCGGCCGCCCGTCGGCGCACGAGGTCCACAGGTCGCGCTTGAAATGCTCGCGCCATCCCTCGAATCCGGCCCCGAGCGAGAGCGCCTCCTCCATCAGGGCGGGCGTCGCGGAATCGTCACCCAGGCCCAGGAGCCCCTCGAGGAACGCGACGTCGGGATCGTTGGACCCGACCGTGAAGCGCCTCGCCATGGAACGAACCAGCGATATCCTCCGCCTCACCTCTCCGGGCTGGAGCTGGCCGCACCACTGGAGGGGAGTGTGGGGCTTGGGGATGAACGGTGAAAGAGAGATCGACACTCCGCCACCCCTCCTTCCGGCCCTGGATGCGGCGCGAGCGGCTTCGGCCGAGAGATCGGCGATCGCC
This DNA window, taken from Candidatus Fermentibacter sp., encodes the following:
- the rplU gene encoding 50S ribosomal protein L21; protein product: MYAVIETGGLQYRVEPGMKLSVGKLPGGEGEDVSFDRVMLVSGTAGVRIGNPVLDATSVRARILSHGRGPKVTVFHRKRRKGHEKRTGHRQDLTNVEITEIIGG
- a CDS encoding tetratricopeptide repeat protein, with protein sequence MAESLEAEIRQLYEDWIANPSPVVCARLADRLRIAGRNDEALEVSRRGQKDWPGNNSIRMVIARCLRGTGDMQEARSAFEEVLKTDPFNLVALKNLAEMSMVEGRYRDAVKLFGDYVFENPGDPEAQQQLEEAKRKERTAPEPAPVPSGEEAVAPPEAVAVPSAIPAAASGPVVAEPAVTLEQAFAAEPESPPVQTASPVEDAFAAESPAGAGSEPPSPEPASAPEPAVTVEQAFPAETEPPPGQAEADIPAAPLRSEAGAPGRDAEPVPARAAEPASAPEPETAPPTEPAASTAPAPEASSQPGQAVSGEEAAPAPFPQTGRMERILRSQGMAVPEARPAAPSPAPAHAPEPRAAQGLKREPRSLFDLFSPEERAELFLEPYRQEEK
- a CDS encoding DUF4837 family protein, whose amino-acid sequence is MKPLPGASMLLALLLAAGCAREAEGPLKGVLVVYPDGEEQAADSLTGLYQRTVTTIDPEPVFSFSFCSSSEFTGSLRNRRTILFLAADEQGLPGELRGGGPVAGARDVWARGQRVFGTVIGSAGPDAVADSLEAAYDRHLRDWLFQDFVSTSMTSPERMDSLAALGFRMNVPRSYATSEWIPEDGFVQFQRPVSDNGRLILSIRWVEGLEALDADGAVAWRQDMARRFFYDASADSVDRSRLEALPLSTGGMTGWRLTGAWINPHHLNAGGFTSYVLQDAGRSFLLDAEIFNPDAEKEPYVREGWILMGTFAVEEQDG
- a CDS encoding type II 3-dehydroquinate dehydratase; this translates as MRGARPSVLVVDGPSLGALGRRDPAQYGTATYRELTASVKAWADDLGMDVESIQSDSEGGIVSAVWAASGRLDALVINPGGYAHGSMAIHDAMEGFDGPVIEVHLSQVMAREPERRILVTARAADVLICGAGTAGYRLALELVPGMIKA
- a CDS encoding Rne/Rng family ribonuclease, with the protein product MKIEFIVNAHPDVTRIAVMEDGRLMELIVEKSDEKRIVGNIYLGRVNAVLPGMQAAFVDIGMERSAFLHVSDVRTGVVDAKGFAQSLVDEKPLTAEETGRPIEDLIKRGQEVLVQVTKEPIGTKGARVSSRISIAGRYVVSMPGDPVAGVSRKIGDRKERSRLREIVTKVSSEGFGIIARTAGTDQSEEAFKADIERIVERWKEIGALAVKSRAPMLLHQEHDVVTMTIRDLVSTDMTLFVTDSKEVYTAARNYLKKLSPELAGKIRLFRGRTPIFEHYGIEQEMTGITDREVELKSGGALVIDQTEALVAVDVNTRRYVGRKSQENTILKTNLEAAKEVARQLRLRDIGGIIVIDFIDMDTEDHREKVLNCLRSELGRDRSPTKTCQISSLGLVEMTRKRVRPSLAQSLSEPCSRCGGSGRVLSPLSASIRLERLLERVSARKTHKSLVISVHPELAAYFMEEDGRRFEYLTGKARLEIELHEDQRLRVDEFRVYSLDSHEEITKEFLQ
- the folD gene encoding bifunctional methylenetetrahydrofolate dehydrogenase/methenyltetrahydrofolate cyclohydrolase FolD, encoding MGALLSGRDLARRIEAGVIASSARWGATPPGLAVILVGDDPASRGYVRSKQKACERTGITSILVDLPSGTSQEALLDRIAALNGDPSVDAILCQLPLPQGIDPSAVAAAVDPRKDVDGFHPENVGRLWRGEECIVPCTPAGVMRLLADAGISPRGSRAVVIGRSIIVGRPMAALLLAADATVTIAHSRTKDLEGLCRTADILVTAAGVPGMVGGSWIREGAVVVDVGTTYAEGRPVGDVRADEALARASLLTPVPGGVGPLTIAMLLENTVRCRLGAGARITP